The following DNA comes from Ignavibacteriales bacterium.
GATTTCAATATCACTTGTTTGTCCCTGCAATCCGCTAACCCATGGTTGGTGTATTAATATCCTTGAATGTGGTAAAGATGATCTTTTGCCTGCCGCACCTCCAGCTAATAAAATGGCTCCCATGCTTGCAGCCATTCCAACACAGATAGTTGCTACATCCGGTTTGATATATTTCATTGTGTCATAAATAGCTAAACCGGCAGATACAGAACCACCTGGCGAGTTGATGTACAAGTTAATATCCTTTTCAGCATCTTCAGCTTCTAAGAAAATTAATTGAGCAATAGCAAGACTTGCAATGTGGTCGTCTATTGGTGTTCCAATAAAAATAATTCTATCCCTTAATAACCGGGAGAAAATATCCATACCGCGTTCACCGCGCCCGGTTTGTTCTATTACATAAGGTACAAGCTGATTATAAATTTCCTGTTTCATTATCCCTCTGATTCGTTTGTTTTTGGTTTTAAATCGTCTGGATTTATTATTTTAATTTTATTATTCTTTTTTAAGAAATCGATTATTTTATTTTCTAATAACACTTCCATCTTGTTCGTGTCGTTATAAAATTTAAGCAGCTTATCAACAGATATTCCTGTTTCGGCAGCTTCTTTTTCAGCACTTTCTTTCAATTCGTTTTGCTCAACTGAAATATTTTCTTTCTTAGCAAGGCTTGCAATAATAATCTGCCATTTAGCACTCCACTCTGCCTGCTTATGCAGGTGTTTCTCTGCTTCCTTAGCATCAAAGTGCTTATGTCCATCACGCTTTGCTTTTTCCTCTTCAATTGCAAGCATATTATCCAAAACTTTATGAACAAAACCGTGTGGCGGTTCAAAGTCATTATTCTTAACAACAGTATTAAGCAGAGAGTTCACATAAATATCTTCCGATTGCCCATCGTAATAAGCTTGCATGCCTTTTCTAATATTTTCTTTCCATTCTTCCACAGTTTTAAATTTATCTTTAGAAACCTTCTGGACAAATTCATCATTAAATTCAGGCAGTACAATTTTCTTTATAGAAGATATTTTTGCTTCGTAATTAAATTCCTCTTCAATAATTTTCTTTTCACCATTCTCTTCCACTTCCCTGGAATCTTTAAAACTAAAGTTAAAAGTTTCATCAATCTTTTTTCCATTAGCATTTTCAAATATTTGTATGTTAACTCTTTCATCAGAAAGATCAATCGCTAAATCATGCCTCATTTCACCATCAGGTTTTCCATCCGCACCAATTCTTTGCAGGTCAACTGTGATGATGTAATTCTGATCTTCAACAATATTGGCATCTTCCTTTGTGGAGTTTGTTTTAAGAAGGGATAATATTTCTTTATCAATGTGTTCATCCGTTACATGCCATTCAAATTTAGAAATTTCATTATCAGTGTAATTCTTTAATTCCAGTTCCGGCATTACTTCATACAGAATTTTGAAAAATAACTTTGTACCTCTTTCAAAATTCAAGTCGGTCATTTTTGGTGTGCTTAATGGTTTTAATTTTTGTTCTTCAACTATTTCCCAATACTTTTTATTCGCAATTTTTTCTGCAGCTTTATATTCAATCTCATCACCAAACATTTTCTTCAACATAGAAAGCGGTACTTTTCCCTTTCTAAAACCAGGTATTTCAATTTTTTTGGATTCATCTTTGTATGATTGATCAATTTCCGGTTGAATCTCATCGTAACCCAGGGTTACTTCCAATTCGTGTTCATTTGCAGATATAAAATTAATCTTTGTTTCCAATAGATCCTCTTTTTAATTTAAAACCGTGTGCGAGAACGGGGACTCGAACCCCGACACCTGTTCGGTACTAGATCCTAAGTCTAGCGCGTCTACCAAATTCCGCCATTCTCGCAAAATTTAATTTTCTTAACTCTCTAATTCAATATTAAGTGCCAAAATATACTAATAATTAAGATAAAAGCATAAGCGGAGCATCCTGATTAACCAACGCTTGTCTTATAAAATATTAGATTAACTCTCAAATCCTGGGCTAAATGGTAAGAAATTGTTCAATTACTAATTTGTTTGTTAAAGTACTTTTTTTATCCTAACAATTCAGCAATTTTACAATAAGTACTTTTATTACCGTATATGAAATAGTTTTGTTGTGTTTCCTGAATTTAATTTATACTTTACAATCCGTAAAAAATCAATCCTTTTCATTTATTTCAGAGGCAGGTTGATGATTGGCAAAGTGATCAATAGCTATAAAATAATTTCGGAAATTGGGCACGGGGGAATGGGAATTGTTTATAAAGCATTCGATATTAAACTTGAACGATACATTGCAATTAAGTTTTTAGATATTAAGGGTACAAATGTATTTGAGGTTATCCAGCGATTTAAGCAGGAAGCTAAGAACCAGGCTAAGTTAACACATCCAAATATTGTTATTGTCTATGATTTTATCCAGGAAGATAAAATGCTCGGGATTGCCATGGAATATATTGAAGGTGAGACACTTGAGCAGCTTATTCATAGAAAAATTCGGTTGGATATTCATGATGCTATCCACATTTTAACCCAGGTATTAAACGGAATTGAGTACGCACATTCCAAAGGATTTGTACATCGCGATATTAAACCTTCAAACATAATAATTGGTAATGATGGTATAGCCAAAATAATGGATTTCGGAATTTCTAAATCTATTTTTGATGATAAGCTAAATATTGCAAGAAAAAATATTGGAACGCTTCAATACATGAGTCCTGAACAGATACGCGGGGAAAAATCCTTAGAAGCATCTGATATATATTCTTTAGGAATCACTTTCTACGAAATGTTAACAGGTCAAACTCCATTCGATTATCATACAGAAGATGAAATTGTTGATGGTCAATTAAACCAAAAACCTATTAGTGTTTTAGGATATGCACCAGAATTGCCCGTTACAATTGATTTGATCTTTGATAAATTGCTGGCTAAAAATGCGGCTGATAGATTTTTATCTGTTAAAGAATTCAGGCAAAAGTTAGAAAAATTTGAATCAACATTACATTCCGATGTTAAGGGAGAAAACAGGTTAAACATTTTTAAAACAAAAAAATACAAACTGAAAGCTGCAATTTACTCTTCCATAATTGTTTTATTTGGGTTAGGAATGATGTATTTCATAATCACACAAGTATTAACACAATGGAAAAGTGGGAAAAATATTTTATTACTGGAAGATAAATCATCAAAAGACACAATTAAAATTGCTAAACAAAATGGAAAATTAAATTTTGTAAACTTAAAAAGTGGCGTGTATGATGATCTGAATTCTATTTCTTTTATAAATGCATCAATTGGATTTTGCTGTGGAAATAATGGTACAGTTTTAAAGACAAAAGATTCCGGTTCAACTTGGAATAAAATTATTCTACCATATAGATTTAATTTTACTGACGTCTGCTTTACCAAAGAAGGATTTGGTTTTATGATCGGGGATAGTTCTATTATTCTAAAATCCACTGATAATGGAGAAACCTGGAATAAAGTAAACTTAAGCGAAGGTAGCTCTTTGATAAGAATTAAATTTATAGACGATAAAAATGGATTTATTCTTGGTAATAAAGGATTTTTAATGAAAACTTCTGATGGTGGAAACCAATGGAGATCTATTATTACAAAATCTCAAAACATCCTTTTTGATTTGGCATTCTATAATAAAAAAAGTGGCTTTATTGTTGGGTGGAACGGAGAAGTTTTAAAGACAACTGATTTAGGGGAAACCTGGAGTAATCAAAATAGTATTGGCAGCAATTATCTTAAAGCTATAACATTTTTAAATGCTAAAGATGGTTTTGTAATCGGAAGTTCCGGTAATTTATTTGTTACTGTTGATTCCGGAGATGAGTGGAATAAAATAGAAACAACATTTACCGATGCACTATTCGATTTAACATTTGTGGGTAAATTAAATTGTTATATAGTTGGTGCAAAAGGCAGGGTTTTGTTTTCACAGGATGGTGGAAAGAACTGGAACTCTGATGCCGTAAAATCCTACACAACATTAAAACGGATTATTTCTACATCAAACGGAAATATATTTGCAGTTGGTGTAAATGGTTCCATCATTAAATTGAAATTGAATTAATAAACTATCTTCTTTACAATCCGAATGAATATAAAATCCAGATCCACTATAATAATTGCCGGAATTATTTTCTTATTTAATATAATTCTTTTGTTTTTCCCGCTTGTAAATATTTTGGGATATGAATCAGCAGTTCTAAATGCGGTCTTGCTTGCATTTTTATCCGGGATTTATTCGATAAAACTTTTTAAATCATTAAAAGAAGAATATAA
Coding sequences within:
- a CDS encoding ATP-dependent Clp protease proteolytic subunit, which produces MKQEIYNQLVPYVIEQTGRGERGMDIFSRLLRDRIIFIGTPIDDHIASLAIAQLIFLEAEDAEKDINLYINSPGGSVSAGLAIYDTMKYIKPDVATICVGMAASMGAILLAGGAAGKRSSLPHSRILIHQPWVSGLQGQTSDIEIHAKEMIKTRNLLYEILAEHTGKDMEQITKDCDRDYYMSPEEAKDYKLIDHIFVNRIIPDKDKEKK
- the tig gene encoding trigger factor; the encoded protein is METKINFISANEHELEVTLGYDEIQPEIDQSYKDESKKIEIPGFRKGKVPLSMLKKMFGDEIEYKAAEKIANKKYWEIVEEQKLKPLSTPKMTDLNFERGTKLFFKILYEVMPELELKNYTDNEISKFEWHVTDEHIDKEILSLLKTNSTKEDANIVEDQNYIITVDLQRIGADGKPDGEMRHDLAIDLSDERVNIQIFENANGKKIDETFNFSFKDSREVEENGEKKIIEEEFNYEAKISSIKKIVLPEFNDEFVQKVSKDKFKTVEEWKENIRKGMQAYYDGQSEDIYVNSLLNTVVKNNDFEPPHGFVHKVLDNMLAIEEEKAKRDGHKHFDAKEAEKHLHKQAEWSAKWQIIIASLAKKENISVEQNELKESAEKEAAETGISVDKLLKFYNDTNKMEVLLENKIIDFLKKNNKIKIINPDDLKPKTNESEG
- a CDS encoding YCF48-related protein, giving the protein MIGKVINSYKIISEIGHGGMGIVYKAFDIKLERYIAIKFLDIKGTNVFEVIQRFKQEAKNQAKLTHPNIVIVYDFIQEDKMLGIAMEYIEGETLEQLIHRKIRLDIHDAIHILTQVLNGIEYAHSKGFVHRDIKPSNIIIGNDGIAKIMDFGISKSIFDDKLNIARKNIGTLQYMSPEQIRGEKSLEASDIYSLGITFYEMLTGQTPFDYHTEDEIVDGQLNQKPISVLGYAPELPVTIDLIFDKLLAKNAADRFLSVKEFRQKLEKFESTLHSDVKGENRLNIFKTKKYKLKAAIYSSIIVLFGLGMMYFIITQVLTQWKSGKNILLLEDKSSKDTIKIAKQNGKLNFVNLKSGVYDDLNSISFINASIGFCCGNNGTVLKTKDSGSTWNKIILPYRFNFTDVCFTKEGFGFMIGDSSIILKSTDNGETWNKVNLSEGSSLIRIKFIDDKNGFILGNKGFLMKTSDGGNQWRSIITKSQNILFDLAFYNKKSGFIVGWNGEVLKTTDLGETWSNQNSIGSNYLKAITFLNAKDGFVIGSSGNLFVTVDSGDEWNKIETTFTDALFDLTFVGKLNCYIVGAKGRVLFSQDGGKNWNSDAVKSYTTLKRIISTSNGNIFAVGVNGSIIKLKLN